From the genome of Nicotiana sylvestris chromosome 1, ASM39365v2, whole genome shotgun sequence:
CACCATTGTATAGCACTTGGGAGTATCAATCAATGAACGAAATCCTATTTCTCACTTCTCTCTATTCCATTCCCTCTTCTTCTCTCTATTCTCTAATCCCCCTTTCCCCTTCTCATGCTTTTCTTAGTGAAGGCAGTCCCCTCATTCCAGTGATATTTGCTTGTACACTGATTTCTTAAAATTTAGTGCAACATATGACTTCCTAATTTATCGTTTTCCTCTGAATCCCAGCCCAAATTAAGTAAATAAGTACCCATCTATCCACATACAAAAAATCAAACTTCAATTCATTCTTATGacaaattaattaataaataactCAGTATTCGGATGTTAAGAATTAAATAGAGAGGAGAAGGCAGCGATAGAAATAAAAGAGGAGAATTTACCAGAGTGGTCTGATAGCAAACAAGGGGATTACCAAGAGCAACGAGATGCAGCGTCAGGAGAGGGCTGCAGcgacaattctttttttttttttgaaaaggacGGACGAGGGGAGATGTTGAGGGCTTGCGGTGACAATTCCTTGTTTGACAAAAAGAGTGACCAAcagatttttttataaaaatagaagaaaaaatgtAATCCATAACCCAAGCAGATTGGAACTCCAATTAAAGTTTATGGTATCAAAGTTTGTAGAAGAAAAATTAATCAATTATGCTCAACTTGCTCATATGCGGAAAAGTgaacaaaaatatatatttgtaTATCCATTCATGCTATAATTTACACAATACTTGAGGTGTTCATTGTTCAATATGATTCAATTTTTTACCTAAAAAGCAACTAAATCAACAAAGttaattttttgttaatttttatttGGTCTTTTAATTTCCTCtatgataataggctagattcataTAATTTGGCGACTGTTTATGCCCCAACTTGATTATGTTTCACTATTATTTTATAGTTAAATGatgataaattggctctaatGATGAATTTCATACTTTGCAGGAGTGAATGGCATGTATGAGGACTTAAGGCTGTAATTGGAGCTAAATTGAGCAAGAAAAGCCCCTAGGAGCTGAGTACATGGGAAGACGGGagaaagaagagatgaaatgaAGACCTGGACTAGCGCGGCCACTAGCGCAACCGCGCTAGCCTAGAAAGTCGAGGCAATTGATAGGCCATATGTGCGGCTAGTTGCGCGTCCACTAGCGCGATCGCGCTAGCTCAGTTCCGGAAAATTAAACTTCAGGGGTAAATTTGAAAGTTCGGGGGTAAATCCACTTAACCTATAGAAGTTCTAGCTCACCCAAAAGATCATTATCAAGGTTTTCAAGGCTTGTTTTTAGACTACGGAGGAGGCAAGAACAAGGGTGTGAAGATCTACCAAACATTAgaatttttctaactccttttacTTCTTGCAATTAAACATTATGAACAACTTTGTAGTTTTGTCttgttttgttatgagtagctaaacaattgatctagggttgatggaaccaattgttggttgaagttttgactcaacttgttataatcgagccggatttATTATATGAGTGTTCAAttacgttttgtatggtgattaattgaatgggcccttgattaatcgtgtctaattacctcatattgcttgagaaagaatattaggttagactgttgttgaacaacaccacttttgggtaattgaagagattcattacttgaacttaaaagtgggtttagagataacgaaactttggtgggataatttagagcTACACatattgtcagctagagtagttcgagagaatgctctagtaaattattatAGTTGATCGAAAGAAAATTACGATAACTCATAGCTCTTAAACCTCATAAAGTAGTACAACGAGATTATAGCAAAAGAGTTAAaacctaaactagcaattggggaaatcaatgccctagacctttttaccCTTGAATTATCTTTAATTTAgcatattgttatttttaatatcATTTGAAAtagttaaacaaaaacccaagCTGATTGATAAAAATCTTGCATCTGGAAATTGGTTGAGTTGATAATAGCATTgccaagagttgtaatagataggttagttccctgaggattcgactccggaatttaaaaaaccggattatatttgcaacgaccgctttgtcTTTAGAacgcatagttgggcgtgatcactcTATTTCACATGTTATTCTAATTTAATCAATTCAAGTTATTACAGTAAAGAAATAAATTTATATGTGAGTAGATATTTTCGGTAGAGAATAAAGTATCTATAATTTTTTTTACAAGTACAAATAATGCAATAGTGTTAAAGTTAATATGAGATAAAAATTAACCATACTTAATTTTtagataaataaaaaataatagttTCTTAaatactattatcaaactatacATTTTATCTTcctaacataaaataattaataagctTCATCAATACTGTAATTTAAATTAGTATTCCTTCAAGATTAAATACATAATTACTTTCAAATTTGACATAGAACTTAAGACATGAAGATTAGGGGCGAGCGTTCTGGCAGTTTGGATTGGATATGAAATTTTCGATTTGGTTTTCGGATTGAAGAAATGACAATCCAACTCCAATCCATATAAACTaggatcggatcggatcggatcttTTAAGTTCAGCAAACCGatacccgactggtcgttttgagctctagcacgtcgttcggcagtttgaggccatgaacatcTTCAGTTCAGGTACTATGACTCGTGCACATGGTCGTAATTCGAATTCGGGAAGTTTGGagtcgatttggaaagagaattctcatttcggaagctttaagttggaagaattggtTAAGTTGTGATTTTTGaataaacgacctcgaaatcgagatttgaaggttccaacaggccttcgtatgatgattttggccTTGGGCGAATGTCcagattgggttttggatgactcgggtacacgttgttttcgtactcatactacgtTCGAGAGTGAACAACTCAACCTAATATACATCAATGATTTATATTAGAGAAGAACTCTAGCTGCTTCTGTGATCCCTCTCATAGCTGCCAACATCCGCTTCTGCGCTGCCAACATCGCACTTGCGATGTCGCAGGTGCGTTCCACTGCTCCGCTCCTGCGATGAACACCCAACACTGCCCAGCCCCCTTTCAAGTCGCTTCTGCGATGAGTTTCATGCTTCTGCGATGTCGCTTCTGCCCAAATGTTGTTCAGAACAGCAGAAAAATTAGCAGCTTCAATGTCCAAAATTAACTCCGCTAACCTTCCAAAAtctacccgaggccctcaggacttTAACCAAGTATGCCAACATGTCctaaaatacaatacgaacttagtcaaggCTTTAAACCACGTCAAACCATGCCGAAATTACGAATCACGCATCGaatcgaattatgagttttcaaatcttccaacttctatattttgcgccgaaacatatcaaatcaatccggaatgacttcaaattttgcacgtGAGTCATAAATGATGTACCAGAGCTGTTCCTATTTTCGGAATCGAAATCCGGCCTCATTATCAAATTTCCAGCCTCGGTcgaattttccaaaaaaaaaaattctattttccaactttcgccaaaatgtgtCGAATTGTCCTAactcctacggacttccaaatccggacatacgcctacGGCGAAAattaccatacaaagctattgacatcatcaaaactccattccgaggtcgttgctcaaaagtcaactctccgttcaactctttccatttaagtttcaaaatgagaatttttctttaaatttaatttCGAATCTTTTGAAAACCAAACTCGATggcacacacaagtcataatacatattacAAAGTTGCTCGGGACCTTAGGTTGCTGAATGAGGCGTTATTTCTTAAAACGACATATTGGGTCATTACATCTTTACCGTAATCATCCAAATACATTATTCAATTAATGAAATCATTATAAACCAAATGCACAGAGACATTAATATGGCCGATAAGAAGTAGCAATAATAAAACCATGTCCAACTAGAAAGTATTCTTATTAGGAATGTATATCAGTCGGTTCAGTTAGGTTGTGAATGTTATTGGCTCGATATATcggttatcggttatcggttatAAATATGCTAAACTGATAATCGAACTGATAAGATAGTGATTATCGAATATCGATTAATCAGTTGTCGATCATTACAATTTATCCGATAAGATAACTTAATTTAGAGGAAAAAGTATAGTGTATAACACTAATTAATCTTATAACCTTGATTCCTTCACTTATGTTCTAAAGAGTGAACAAAAGTTTTGTGGACATTGGGGGACCAATCAGCAGAATATACTGAACACTAGGAATATTAGAGGATCATAATTACAACAGTTGCTTTCCTACAAAGAACTAAGAATATACTGAACACTAGGAATATTAGAGGATCATAATTACAACAGTTGCTTTCCTACAAAGAACTAAGAGGTTTTGTCAAGTCTACTTATCCAAACAGAGTAGAAACAACACAAATAGTAGCCAAGAGCGCAAAAAATAATTTGTAATGTAAAATTTTATATAGTTATAATTTCTAAATAGGTATTTATATAATCAATCTGGTTCGACTTTTTCGATTAATTTTTGCTTAAAACCAAAAAGTTAAATTTTATATGTTCTTAAAactaaaaatcaaaatcaaatcaaataaAGAATGTTGATTTTTTTCTCTAATTTGATCCCTTTTCTGTTTGGTTCAATTTCTCGTGAACACCAAGATAGTTAAATCAATTCTTGAAATAAATCTTTTGAATATTGTATTACTGTAGTACATATTTGATATAGCTTATTTATAACATAAAGTCATCCAAAATTGGGATATGTACTAAAATAAAGTTCATTTTAGTATTATTTTCACAAGGTAAAgtttcattttactatttttttttacataaGTTGGTTGTACATTTgtagtattatatatatataagttggcTGTATATACTATTTTTACATAAGTTGGCTGATATTTTAGAATTAGTGGGAGAGAGAGATAAAGTTAGGGTTAGAAGAAAATTCAGGGTAAAGCACTTCTCCACTCCCTTCCTTGGCATAACTCTTCAACCTCCTCCATACCCACCAAACTCGTCCATACCCACCAAATAGAATTCCACAACATTGTAAAATGGAGAAAGAAACCGTCTTTTGGCGCTGGTTTTTGGGATTTTTGGCTCCAAACGAATGTCAGGATAAccactatatatatatgagaaaaaTGACTGGAAAAAATACATTGCAAAGTGAAGCAAAATTTCTGAACAGGTATGTATCATTTCACCTACTCTTTGTTTGAATAAGATTCAATAGATTGTAATTGCCACAATCATATATCAAATTATTAATTCATTAATTATTTGTGGCATAGACATTGATATGCTTTTATTTTGTCTCATATGATCAATCTAGATGAGAATAAATCAATTAGAAGATTTTGAAACAGAATTCTTTAATTTATTGTGTATATTTAGAGTTTTTAGTTTACTGTGTCTATTTATAGTTTTGCATGGTGTACTGAAGGGGAAATATTAGATATTATCAGAGTAGGCATCTATTTTGTGTATATATTGATGTTTTCTGTCTGGTTTTGAGGGAAGAGTGGATGGATTGTGGAAATATGGTATTAAAGCTTCTGTTTGAATCAAATCATGCTTCTTGGTGGCCCTTGGAAATTTGTTTGATCGGATAATGGCACTTTAAATTTAGATGAACTGAAACAAAGTGTTTTAAGGTGAATATTCTGTAGGgtaatttatatttttgttgaaactAGTAAACATTTCTTCACTAGGCTCAATCTTTGTCAGACACACAACTTCTTTTAAATCTGCTGCATGTATAACTTATAAGATCTTTGGtataagtttttgaaaaaaattaataTAATGGAAAAATAAAGGAGCTGTTGATAGTTCCCATACTATTTTTAGTTTTGATATGTATTCATAATTTTGATATCGCTGCCCAAGTAAGTCTAGTGCCTCTTCTCTTGCTTTTTCTTGCCAGTCAGTGTGCAGTGctagaagaaaaatagtccatGAGAGCAATGTCTAAGTTGTTTCTTGTTCAGCATTCATCAATTATTTCTTCAAATATGATCTTCTCTCTTCCAGCAGTATCATGATTAGCTTTCAAAAGCATTCCAAGATAATCTGTTGTAATATTGTCCATATTGCTTACCATTGCACACACTCTTTTCTTGATTATCTCTGTGAAAAGTTGCTGgatttttctttcaactttcaccaTTGAAAAACTTTCATTTATACGGTATACATTTTTGAAAACATAGTTGATGTGCCTTCAAATTAGAAAAATTTCTACATAAATAGATCTTTGGTATGTTATACTAATTACTTAACTCGGCTAGTGATGCTTCAATAGTTCAATAAATTTTAGGAGAAGAAGATAGTAAATTCGTATTAGGAAATGATGTGCATCAGGCTTTCCAGATTGATGATTTATGTTCTTTTTGAGTTTTTCTTTAGTTATTTCTAACTTTTGGTTTGTTAAACTAATAGATTTTACATCTAATGAATATACTAAAATTATATAGTATTTTTGGTAGAATTCTACAAATCAATGGCACCAGGCGGACGTGTCTCTAGGCAAACCACAATTACAGGTGCTTCTACTCAAGCAAGCCGATTATCTGATCCATCAAATAGTAATAATCCTACTCCTAATACAGGTAATACGTACCTTTTATTATATTGACTAGGAGTGTATCTATTAATTATTGTTTGTTCTCCTTTTTAATTTGATGCTTATTGCTCATTGTTGTCAGTGTACTATTTTTTGTTGTTTATTCTTATGAATCCTTTTTTTTGGCTTGTTCTGTGCATTCCATATTGTTTTTCTATATGCAACAAGTATATCCTGCACTTTCTAATTCAGACTTTTGGTAGTACTATTTTTATTGAAACCTTTGCTGTAAAATTGAAGTAATTTCTTATTGTTGGGTCAATTATATTGCAATTCGAAGGTATATTGGAGATTTTCATTTCTGTGGAAGTCATTATCTGATAAATTACATTGCACCCATTCTTTCTTATTGGTTTTAGCAAATACTAAGGGTAGCCAAGAACTTCACACCTATTGCAATATTATTTTTGAGTTTATCTTTATAAAACAAACAGATTGTGTTTAAAAGAAGGGATGTAAACAAAGTTTCTGATTGTCGCCCAATAAGAAGTTTCAACAAATTCTTACTTTCCTCGACTGGAAAGAAATAACAATCTTTATATTCCAGCATCTAGGATTCTTTTGTGTTTAAGTTGGAACCAAATATATTAACATTTGAAACATTTCATTAATGTTAAACTTGAAACAGTAGAGTTTTCATTTGTAGCATGGTAATTAGTTACTAATATATATACATGGTTACCATTTAAGAATTTTAGCAAGTATTTTGAActgatttttactttttaaaatcaGATGATTCAACTAGAATCAGGAAAGGTCGTGGAAGGACAATGAGAAAAGGTCTTGAGAAAATGAAGAAGTCTATAGGGAGAAATATGGTTATAGACATCCCAGTTGGTAAAGGAAGGCCAGTTAAGGCAATTCCATCAGCAAAGCTATCAAATGAGTTAGGAATTATTGCTCGCAACTTTCTTTCGCTTCCAAACAAGTGGAAGGAACTCACAAGAGATGATAAGGATGTAGCATTAATTAGATGCCATGTAAGGATTCtatattttggtaaattttattaCATTATAAATATGTTAGTTTTTAATCTTTTACCAGCAAAGGAAATTTTAATTGTTTTGTGAGTGTCTTCAAAACTTCTCATTTTGCAGGAGAAGTTTGAAATTAACTGGGACGAGCATTACACCAAAGATAGATGTGAGGATATTCTGAAAAATAGAAGCCGACAATGGCGCTACAAATTTAAAAAGCTATTTGAAAGTGCAAGCCCTGAGGAAGAGGCTCGTAAAATTGAAGTGCCAGAGTTGACCCCGGAAAATTGGAACAGGCTCTGTGACATGTGGGCGAATCCAGAGCATAAGGTAATTTCTATTCATATTTGTCTCGCTATATCTTTTTCTGGCAAACAACATTCACGATTTCTCAAcctttttctttaagtaattaagTATACGTACAAACAAAATGTACagaagatattttcaaaaaatatttttctctactTTGCAGCTGCAACATTCATTCATGGATGATATGGCTTGCATTGATATGAGTAGACCCTTACAGAAGATAAAAATAAGAGTAGAAAATAAACTggaagtaaaaaagaaaaaaaaagattcttTAAATGCCTCTGAAAAATGCAACCTATGAGAAGAGTTTGACGTGGTTCTTTAGTTTATGTCCAGTCTTTTATGCTAACATCTGAGAACTTATAGTGCGAAATGATAATAAGCTTTAGCATCATATTTGTTTCATTATAAGTTCATTTACTTATATTTATATATTCTTTGTAGAGACGATGCGAGATAAACAAGGTCAATCGAACAAAGCTGAAATCTAATCATTTCATGGGGTCAAGAGCTTTTGTAGCTGCTCGTGCTGAAATAGTAAGttatactatttttattttttggaactTTTCCAATCTCTATGCTTGGTAGGCGAAGACTGAAATCTCAAGAGACATTTTTAATATTCAAAATGGTGAAAAAAAAAGaacttgcacatacttttaagTATTGCTATTTTTCATTCATAATTCAAATCAAGTTAGTTTCTTGTTGCTGTTGTGCAAGTTTTTTTATTGCAATTATTGAGTATTCTAGAGCTTGTTTGGCCTATTTATTGCTGCCGAGGCTCTGTTTGTGACTCGTTATTGGATTTCTAGTTTTCTTATATGGCATTTCGTGAACCGGTTAGCTTTTTTTGCTTTGCTGATATCTGGTTTCCTCTTGTGAGGATCATCTGCCGTGTTGGCTCTGAACTCCATATTTGCACTAGGATCAATCACTTCTTTAACCACCTGTTTCTATGTTAATGTAGTTTATGAGTGTTTTGATAACATAACTTAGCACTTAAAACTAGACATATAACTTGGTTAAATATTAGACATTGCACGCTCTTAAGTAGTAAATTACTAGAACTTGACTGTTAAGCTCTTATTATGTTTTGGTGTAAACTGGAACTTGTAAATGATGCTGAAATCTTGTTAGATCTCATTTCCTAATTTATAGCCCCAACGTTAGTGCTGATACTCAATAAAACTTACCTTTTCTAagaaaaaagaagtagaaaactTGATTCTCATCAGACATTCCATCAACTATACTTTTATATTTGAAGATTAATGTATCCATTGATTTTAGTTAATATCTGATCTCTTCTCATACGGAAGGCATATCTTCTATGTAAAgcagttatttttattttatttatgtttgagTTGTTCGAACTCGGAAAGCATTATGTGTCAGTTCTTCCTCTTCCTTtgtatttgcttttttttttgcttgAGTTCTATGATCTCTGCCTACATTAGAAAGTCAGATGTGTGGGATGAGAATTGCTAAAATGGGAGAAACTTATCATTTGTATAAAAAATAGAGAACCTGCTTAATGTGTAGTACTTGACTCTTTGAAACTAACCTTGCCTCATATGTGTAAATATTTTCTTAACAAAACACCAAACCTACTCATAAATAAGAAGTTTTTATCTCTTTGTATATGTTATACagtcatctagatatcatgtcctCCAGTTGCCCATGTAAGAAAGTCGCGCTTCTATTAAAGTCAACAATGATTTGAATCACtgctctttttccttctttgtctGGTTTAAGTTGTCGACAATATGAAATGAACTAGAGAGGCTGCATTTAGGATGTTTGATTGAACTCTTTTTGTATTAAGAATAGCTTAGATGCGTGTTTAGGGTCTTTGGTGGAGTTACGTATTCGACTTTGGATCAATGTTTGGACCACGGGAATATGAGAAGGGTCCCAAGGATCAAGGGGAGTCTGTTGTGAAACATTGAAGCCTATTTAGTTATTTCTAAGTTTGAGATGTAATTTATAGTGAACAAAGTCATGGTGAATTGGTAATTGAGAGGCGGGGACGTTTCTGTGCAACTTGTTTCTTTCGTATctctttacttttctttaaatCTTTGTCAGCATGCTTTAGTTAAActtttaattatcaaatattaGTATCACATCTAGGACCTTAATAACAAGGAAAACCAGTCCTATGTCTGCGTCATGTATTCTACAACAACTGTTAGTAGTAGTATTTTAAGGCTCTTAAAATATATTGAGCTTTCTGATATAAAACCTTTATTTGCTTCCTTTCTCTGAGTTTATTTTTGTATAAAAGGGCAGTCAACATATAAAAATTCTGTCTTGTTGTTAGTTGGGAAGCCATAACTACTCTTCATTAGTTGTCTAATGTTACTTGTCACATCAATTTCTGACTCTGCAATGTTCTGTCTCACAAAACTCTCAAAAATGGTTGCCTTGACAGGAGTTGGTATAGGTAAAAAGCTTTGATCCACATACATTCATTACCTTTTGTTGAACCTGTAATCTAATCATGTCAATGTGGTTGAGGTT
Proteins encoded in this window:
- the LOC138868124 gene encoding uncharacterized protein, coding for MAPGGRVSRQTTITGASTQASRLSDPSNSNNPTPNTDDSTRIRKGRGRTMRKGLEKMKKSIGRNMVIDIPVGKGRPVKAIPSAKLSNELGIIARNFLSLPNKWKELTRDDKDVALIRCHEKFEINWDEHYTKDRCEDILKNRSRQWRYKFKKLFESASPEEEARKIEVPELTPENWNRLCDMWANPEHKRRCEINKVNRTKLKSNHFMGSRAFVAARAEIGVKEHEGVEPNRIEFYKSTHTRVKKDGHLQRLRLTTTK